One window of Candidatus Sulfotelmatobacter sp. genomic DNA carries:
- a CDS encoding xanthine dehydrogenase family protein molybdopterin-binding subunit, protein MITRPPRTTTDEPRPTLVGTGVPRKEDPALLTGAGRFIDDLSPFPNTHHAAILRSPYPHARIVSIDVADALAMEGVLAVVTGRDVERYTKPFSVGIETKLPFYSCAIDKVHYVGEPVAVVVARDRYLAEDALEAIVVAYDELPPVVRIEDALRGDSAPLHESVGSNVVHQRSFVYGDVAGAFAQADEVVELDVSFPKYGSTPIETYGVIANYDLGAGTYVVHANFHGPFVLHAVMAGALGVAGNHLRIHVPPDIGGSYGIKALVYPYIVLLAVAARVAGVPVRWIEDRLEHLQAASSSTDRLTRAQAAVKRDGTILALALDQVDNCGAYVRAPEPACLYRMHGSVTGAYRIPAVKIDNRIVVTNKLPTGLNRGYGGQEQYFTLERLVVRVAQRLGLPVLEVIRRNLLRADEFPYHAPPGSIYDAGDYHRALDRALAMADYDALLARRDADRAAGTLAGIGIGCIVEPSGSNMGYVSIALTREMREGSLPKSGCTEAATVAMDPLGAVTVRLGTTPQGQGHQTVAAQIVADELGVPYEGIEVVAEMDTQTSPWSIASGSYSSRFAPVASAAIQQAARKVATKLRTLAARELGVAVEDVVLTGGNAVALGDSRKRVPVKRLAGLAHWNPVALPAGMEPGVFETAYFSLPMLAPPSDDDTVDSSAVYGFIADVCYVRVDAQTGQVTVEQYVTVHDCGTILNPKLVDGQIHGGFAHGLGGALFEEMAYGEDGALLSGTLADYLIPTATEMPALRIGHENVPSPFTPLGAKGVGEGNSMSVPVVIANAVADALGVEDVTLPLTPGRVWSLLAQRAQGAP, encoded by the coding sequence GTGATCACCCGCCCGCCGCGCACGACGACCGATGAGCCGCGCCCGACGCTGGTCGGCACCGGCGTGCCGCGCAAGGAGGACCCGGCGCTCTTGACCGGCGCCGGGCGCTTCATCGACGATCTCTCGCCGTTCCCCAACACGCACCACGCGGCGATCTTGCGCAGCCCGTATCCGCACGCGCGCATCGTCTCGATCGACGTCGCCGACGCGCTGGCGATGGAGGGCGTGTTGGCCGTCGTCACCGGTCGCGACGTCGAGCGCTACACCAAACCGTTCAGCGTCGGGATCGAGACCAAGCTCCCGTTCTACAGCTGCGCGATCGACAAGGTCCACTACGTCGGCGAGCCGGTCGCGGTCGTGGTCGCGCGCGACCGCTATCTGGCCGAGGACGCGCTCGAAGCGATCGTCGTCGCGTACGACGAGCTGCCGCCGGTGGTGCGGATCGAGGATGCGCTGCGAGGCGACTCGGCGCCGCTGCACGAGAGCGTCGGAAGCAACGTCGTCCACCAGCGCTCGTTCGTGTACGGCGACGTCGCGGGCGCCTTCGCGCAGGCCGACGAGGTCGTCGAGCTGGACGTCTCGTTCCCCAAGTACGGCTCGACGCCGATCGAGACGTACGGCGTGATCGCGAACTACGACCTGGGCGCGGGCACCTACGTCGTGCACGCCAACTTCCACGGCCCGTTCGTCCTGCACGCGGTGATGGCCGGCGCGCTCGGCGTGGCCGGCAATCACCTGCGCATCCACGTGCCGCCCGACATCGGCGGCAGCTACGGCATCAAGGCGCTGGTCTACCCGTACATCGTGCTGCTCGCGGTGGCGGCGCGCGTCGCCGGCGTGCCGGTGCGCTGGATCGAAGACCGGCTCGAGCACCTGCAGGCCGCCTCGAGCTCGACCGACCGGCTGACCCGGGCTCAGGCAGCCGTCAAACGCGACGGCACGATCCTCGCGCTCGCGCTCGACCAGGTCGACAACTGCGGCGCCTACGTGCGCGCGCCCGAGCCCGCCTGCCTGTACCGCATGCACGGTTCCGTCACCGGCGCGTACCGCATCCCCGCGGTCAAGATCGACAACCGCATCGTCGTCACCAACAAGCTCCCGACCGGCCTCAATCGCGGCTACGGCGGACAAGAGCAGTACTTCACGCTCGAACGGCTGGTCGTGCGCGTCGCGCAACGGCTGGGTCTGCCGGTGCTCGAGGTGATCCGGCGCAATCTGCTGCGCGCGGACGAGTTTCCCTATCACGCGCCGCCGGGTTCGATCTACGACGCGGGCGACTACCACCGCGCGCTCGACCGCGCGCTGGCGATGGCCGACTACGACGCGCTGCTCGCGCGCCGCGACGCCGATCGCGCCGCCGGCACGTTGGCCGGGATCGGCATCGGCTGCATCGTCGAGCCGTCGGGCTCGAACATGGGCTACGTCTCGATCGCGCTGACGCGCGAGATGCGCGAAGGGTCGCTGCCCAAGTCGGGCTGCACCGAGGCGGCGACCGTCGCGATGGATCCGCTCGGCGCGGTCACCGTGCGCCTCGGCACGACGCCGCAAGGGCAAGGCCATCAGACGGTGGCGGCGCAGATCGTCGCCGACGAGCTGGGCGTGCCGTACGAGGGCATCGAGGTCGTCGCGGAGATGGACACCCAGACCAGCCCGTGGTCGATCGCATCGGGTTCGTACTCGAGCCGCTTCGCGCCGGTCGCCTCCGCGGCCATCCAACAAGCGGCGCGCAAGGTCGCGACCAAGCTGCGCACCCTGGCGGCGCGCGAGCTCGGCGTGGCCGTCGAGGACGTCGTGCTGACCGGCGGCAACGCGGTCGCGCTGGGCGATTCGCGCAAGCGCGTCCCGGTCAAACGGCTGGCGGGCTTGGCGCACTGGAATCCCGTCGCGCTGCCGGCCGGGATGGAGCCGGGCGTGTTCGAGACGGCCTACTTCTCGCTCCCGATGCTCGCGCCGCCGTCCGACGACGACACCGTCGACTCGTCGGCCGTCTACGGCTTCATCGCCGACGTCTGCTACGTGCGCGTCGACGCGCAGACCGGGCAGGTCACCGTCGAGCAGTACGTCACCGTGCACGATTGCGGCACGATCCTCAACCCCAAGCTCGTCGACGGCCAGATCCACGGCGGCTTCGCGCACGGATTGGGTGGCGCGCTGTTCGAGGAGATGGCCTACGGCGAGGACGGCGCGCTGCTCTCCGGCACGCTGGCCGACTATCTGATCCCGACCGCGACCGAGATGCCGGCGCTGCGGATCGGCCACGAGAACGTCCCCTCGCCGTTCACGCCGCTGGGCGCGAAAGGCGTCGGCGAGGGGAACTCGATGAGCGTTCCGGTCGTGATCGCCAACGCCGTCGCCGACGCGCTCGGCGTCGAGGACGTCACCTTGCCGCTGACGCCCGGGCGCGTGTGGTCGCTGTTGGCGCAGCGCGCGCAGGGGGCGCCGTGA
- a CDS encoding aldehyde dehydrogenase family protein, whose product MTALAGDVLRSFDPSTGAELGGVPLASAADVQRAVARAHAAFERGLWSRDAKLRARVLLAWADALEAQAGELVPLIVRETGKIVREARAEVAGSVDALRYNAGLARYVGGRAGTLPDGSVAHLERTPLGVTGFITPWNWPLLLVLRDLAPALAAGVTAVLKPAEQTPLVVQRMLDIGYGAGVPEDVVQVVHGVGPSVGAALVRHPDVRAVAFTGSSATGAIIARDAAATFKTVLLELGGKASNVLFADAELDRAVSAVVRNAFVTAGQMCMACTRVLVERSVYADVLAAIVARVRALRVGDPFDEATDLGALITEQHLARVLGFVEDPQRTGTIEAGGKRARPAGLSGTFMEATVVAGPARGATIVREEVFGPVVTVEPFEGDDDAIALANATDYGLSAGVWTADVRRAWRMARAIRAGTVWVNGYNASFAEMPSGGTKHSGLNRTRGVEGLELFTELKHINWQGLEA is encoded by the coding sequence ATGACGGCGCTCGCCGGCGACGTGCTGCGCTCGTTCGATCCGTCGACCGGGGCGGAGCTGGGCGGCGTCCCGCTCGCGTCGGCCGCGGACGTGCAGCGCGCGGTCGCGCGGGCGCACGCCGCGTTCGAGCGCGGGCTGTGGTCGCGCGACGCCAAGCTGCGTGCGCGCGTGCTGCTGGCGTGGGCCGACGCGCTCGAAGCACAGGCCGGCGAGCTGGTGCCGCTGATCGTGCGCGAGACGGGCAAGATCGTGCGCGAGGCGCGCGCGGAAGTGGCCGGCAGCGTCGACGCGTTGCGCTACAACGCCGGGCTCGCGCGCTATGTCGGGGGTCGCGCCGGGACGCTGCCCGACGGCTCGGTCGCGCACTTGGAACGCACGCCGCTCGGCGTGACCGGCTTCATCACGCCCTGGAACTGGCCGCTGCTGCTGGTGCTGCGCGATCTGGCGCCGGCGTTGGCCGCCGGGGTGACGGCGGTGCTCAAGCCGGCCGAGCAGACGCCGCTGGTCGTGCAGCGCATGCTGGACATCGGTTACGGCGCCGGCGTGCCCGAGGACGTCGTCCAGGTCGTGCACGGCGTCGGGCCGAGCGTCGGCGCGGCACTCGTGCGCCATCCCGACGTGCGCGCGGTCGCGTTCACGGGCTCCTCCGCGACCGGCGCGATCATCGCGCGCGACGCGGCCGCGACCTTCAAGACCGTGCTGCTGGAGCTGGGCGGCAAGGCTTCCAACGTCCTCTTCGCCGACGCCGAGCTGGACCGCGCGGTCAGCGCGGTCGTCCGCAACGCCTTCGTCACGGCGGGGCAGATGTGCATGGCCTGCACCCGCGTGCTGGTCGAGCGCAGCGTGTACGCCGACGTGTTGGCGGCGATCGTCGCGCGCGTGCGCGCGCTGCGCGTCGGCGATCCGTTCGACGAAGCGACCGATCTGGGCGCGCTGATCACCGAGCAGCACCTCGCGCGCGTGCTCGGCTTCGTCGAGGATCCGCAGCGGACCGGGACGATCGAGGCCGGCGGCAAGCGCGCGCGCCCGGCCGGCCTGAGCGGAACGTTCATGGAGGCGACGGTGGTCGCCGGCCCCGCGCGCGGCGCGACGATCGTGCGCGAGGAAGTCTTCGGCCCGGTGGTGACCGTCGAGCCGTTCGAGGGCGACGACGACGCGATCGCGCTCGCCAACGCGACCGACTACGGCTTGAGTGCCGGCGTGTGGACGGCCGACGTGCGCCGCGCGTGGCGCATGGCGCGCGCGATTCGCGCCGGGACCGTGTGGGTCAACGGCTACAACGCCTCGTTCGCCGAGATGCCTTCGGGCGGCACCAAGCACTCCGGCCTCAACCGGACGCGCGGGGTCGAGGGGCTCGAGCTGTTCACCGAACTCAAGCACATCAACTGGCAGGGGCTCGAGGCGTGA
- a CDS encoding MFS transporter — MSSGIAAGELVEASGVQVTTGAFGAAAASVLGWALDLFDLFIILYVAPTIGPLFFKAHNPLVSLAAVYAAFGVTLVMRPVGSVLFGPFADRRGRRPALLVAFIGVGVVTALLGTLPTLQEVGLLAPILFLVLRLVQGVFVGGVVAATHTIGLETVPSRWRAVVSGLTSGGGGSGTGALLASIAFAITAHAFPGPAYAVWGWRWMFFSGLLSALVGLVIYATTVETPAWRRAAAAKATRARPLHVLFGSAYRRVFVTNALVVGGGATLYYLTSGYIPTFLTTVVGVPKPVAGSILIVSSIATIAAAFVAGLVTRALGVRRTMLLGGVLGLVCVPLLYHVLGTLQPTQVGALRTWSLLLTMVSPLATAPIVLFLNRRFPTAIRASGTALSWNIGYAIGGFMPTLVTLATHRTSEIATWLGVFVGAAMIVFLVLNWLVPEGGDERLDAVTA; from the coding sequence GTGAGCAGCGGCATCGCGGCCGGCGAGCTGGTCGAGGCGAGCGGCGTCCAGGTCACGACCGGCGCGTTCGGCGCGGCCGCCGCGTCGGTGCTCGGCTGGGCGCTCGACCTGTTCGATCTGTTCATCATCCTGTACGTCGCGCCGACCATCGGCCCGCTGTTCTTCAAGGCGCACAACCCGCTCGTGTCGCTAGCCGCCGTGTATGCCGCGTTCGGCGTCACGCTGGTGATGCGGCCGGTGGGCTCGGTGCTGTTCGGGCCGTTCGCCGACCGGCGCGGACGCCGCCCGGCGCTGTTGGTGGCGTTCATCGGCGTCGGCGTGGTGACGGCGCTGCTCGGCACGCTGCCGACGCTGCAAGAAGTCGGCTTGCTGGCGCCGATCCTGTTCCTGGTGCTGCGGCTGGTGCAAGGCGTGTTCGTCGGCGGGGTCGTCGCCGCGACGCACACGATCGGGCTCGAAACGGTACCGTCGCGCTGGCGCGCGGTGGTCTCGGGGCTGACCAGCGGCGGCGGTGGTTCGGGGACGGGCGCGCTGCTCGCCTCGATCGCGTTCGCGATCACCGCGCACGCGTTTCCCGGCCCGGCCTACGCGGTGTGGGGTTGGCGCTGGATGTTCTTTTCGGGGCTGCTCAGCGCGCTGGTGGGACTCGTCATCTACGCGACGACGGTCGAGACGCCGGCGTGGCGGCGTGCGGCGGCGGCGAAGGCGACTCGGGCTCGGCCGCTGCACGTGCTCTTCGGAAGCGCGTACCGTCGCGTCTTCGTGACCAACGCGCTGGTCGTCGGCGGCGGCGCGACCCTGTATTATCTCACGTCGGGCTACATCCCGACCTTCCTGACGACCGTCGTGGGCGTGCCCAAGCCGGTCGCCGGGAGCATCCTGATCGTCAGCAGCATCGCGACGATCGCCGCCGCGTTCGTCGCGGGCCTGGTGACCCGGGCGCTCGGGGTGCGCCGCACGATGCTGCTCGGCGGCGTGCTGGGCCTGGTGTGCGTGCCGCTCCTCTATCACGTGCTCGGAACCTTGCAGCCGACGCAGGTCGGTGCGCTGCGCACCTGGTCGCTGCTGCTCACGATGGTCTCGCCGCTCGCCACCGCGCCGATCGTGCTGTTCCTCAACCGCCGTTTTCCGACCGCGATCCGCGCGTCGGGAACGGCCCTGTCGTGGAACATCGGCTACGCGATCGGCGGCTTCATGCCGACGCTGGTGACGCTGGCGACGCATCGGACCAGTGAGATCGCGACCTGGCTCGGCGTCTTCGTCGGCGCCGCCATGATCGTCTTCTTGGTCCTGAACTGGCTGGTGCCCGAGGGAGGCGACGAACGACTGGACGCGGTGACGGCGTGA
- a CDS encoding IclR family transcriptional regulator, with translation MTAPEPGATSLQSVDRVLDVLEAFASDGQRDLGISECAALAGINKSTVYRILATFERRGYARQNADTGRYGLTQHWWRIGRATLGGGNVVDVAAPHMRALRDRTGETTQLAIYSGKGYGTYVNVIEGTHAVRSVSPIGLRFPAAATSTGKALLAMQPEAEQQRVARALRRYTDQTLVEPAVLLDELAAIRRDGYAINRGEYRGEVGGIAMPLRLADGTTIAAFGFCIPRFRFEQLDHAELVALLRPARAKIERELGSGDDPS, from the coding sequence GTGACCGCCCCCGAGCCGGGCGCGACCTCGCTGCAGTCGGTCGATCGCGTGCTCGACGTGCTCGAAGCGTTCGCCTCCGACGGACAGCGGGATCTGGGCATCAGCGAGTGCGCGGCGTTGGCGGGGATCAACAAGAGCACCGTGTATCGCATCCTGGCGACCTTCGAGCGGCGCGGATACGCACGGCAGAACGCCGACACCGGCCGCTACGGACTCACCCAGCACTGGTGGCGGATCGGGCGCGCGACGCTGGGCGGCGGCAACGTCGTCGACGTCGCCGCGCCGCACATGCGCGCGCTGCGCGACCGGACCGGCGAGACGACGCAGCTGGCGATCTACAGCGGCAAGGGCTACGGCACGTACGTCAACGTGATCGAAGGGACGCATGCGGTGCGCAGCGTCTCGCCGATCGGGCTGCGCTTCCCCGCCGCGGCGACCTCGACCGGGAAGGCACTGCTGGCGATGCAGCCCGAGGCCGAGCAGCAGCGGGTGGCGCGCGCGCTGCGGCGCTACACCGATCAGACGCTGGTCGAACCGGCCGTGCTGCTCGACGAGCTGGCCGCCATCCGCCGCGACGGCTACGCGATCAACCGCGGCGAGTACCGCGGCGAGGTCGGCGGGATCGCGATGCCGCTGCGGCTGGCCGACGGGACGACCATCGCGGCGTTCGGTTTCTGCATCCCGCGCTTCCGGTTCGAGCAGCTCGACCACGCCGAGCTGGTCGCGCTGCTGCGTCCGGCGCGCGCGAAGATCGAGCGCGAGCTGGGCAGCGGAGACGATCCGTCGTGA
- a CDS encoding enoyl-CoA hydratase-related protein, whose protein sequence is MKTSQNVELLRAHALHAEIDSARRVATVMLDDEPHFNRLPYPGRAVLAKLFDELSEDPAVRVIVVRGAGEKAFSAGGNIAQFMETDAEHLSDLAWNVAAPERCPKPVIARLTGYTFGVGLELSLACDFRVASDTTLIGLPEITLGMIPGSGGSQRIARMAGVGRAKDMVMRGRRVAAAEALSWGLLTSVHPVAELDDAVQSLVDELIALPAPALRAAKRVLDANAEAPLSVAMELEGREYGRLRMTPDFAEGVAAFGEKRKPRFPSHDAERGPANGVSR, encoded by the coding sequence GTGAAGACCTCGCAGAACGTCGAGCTGTTGCGCGCGCACGCGCTGCACGCCGAGATCGATTCGGCTCGCCGCGTGGCGACCGTCATGCTCGACGACGAGCCGCACTTCAACCGCCTGCCGTATCCCGGCCGGGCCGTGCTGGCCAAGCTCTTCGACGAGCTGAGCGAGGACCCGGCGGTGCGCGTGATCGTCGTGCGCGGCGCCGGCGAGAAAGCGTTCAGCGCCGGCGGCAACATCGCGCAGTTCATGGAGACCGACGCCGAGCACCTCTCCGATCTGGCGTGGAACGTCGCCGCGCCGGAGCGCTGCCCCAAGCCCGTCATCGCGCGCCTGACCGGCTACACGTTCGGCGTCGGGCTGGAGCTCTCGCTGGCGTGCGACTTCCGCGTCGCGAGCGACACGACGCTGATCGGGCTGCCCGAGATCACGCTGGGGATGATTCCGGGCAGCGGCGGCTCGCAGCGCATCGCGCGCATGGCCGGCGTCGGGCGCGCCAAGGACATGGTGATGCGCGGCCGCCGCGTCGCGGCGGCCGAGGCGCTCTCGTGGGGTCTGCTCACCAGCGTCCATCCGGTGGCAGAGCTGGATGACGCGGTGCAGTCGCTGGTCGACGAGCTGATCGCGCTGCCGGCGCCGGCGCTGCGCGCCGCCAAGCGCGTCCTGGACGCCAACGCCGAAGCGCCGCTCAGCGTCGCGATGGAGCTGGAGGGGCGCGAGTACGGCCGGCTGCGGATGACGCCCGACTTCGCCGAAGGCGTGGCGGCGTTCGGCGAGAAGCGCAAGCCGCGGTTTCCCAGCCACGACGCGGAACGCGGTCCGGCCAACGGCGTGAGCCGATGA
- a CDS encoding AMP-binding protein: MDLATSFRDAVEREPDAPALVDGTLRLTYAQWLARIASVATGLRALGVGEGDRVLAVLRNGEPLCTLYWACALLGAAITPVNWRLADGELAYIVGDAEPRCAVVEDVGPQIARVAHAVPTVGVGTVVGAATSWAALVRTPPATLPPVAETATAILLYTSGTTGRPKGVPRTHRAERAAALAHVAQNRYRRGEVTLGSMPLYHTMGVRSLVAMALTNGTFVSMPKFDAAGALDLIECERITNLYLAPTLYYDLVHVPGIEARDLRSLTKLGYAGAPMTPSLVERCFALFAPEIFVNHYGSTEIYTFTIYDQLDRKPACAGKAGLNECVRVVRLGSDDPDDVCVPGESGQIIARLDSEEAFAGYWRRPDADAKAIRSGWYFNGDLGMKDDDGDLFVLGRVDDMIITGGENVYPAEVEDVIAAHPAVGRCAIIGVRDERLGEKIVAFVEPLAAVSAAELDAYARGSGMTQFKRPREYVFVAAIPQSASGKVLRTELRAGNYTTLPQEIPS, encoded by the coding sequence ATGGATCTGGCGACGAGCTTCCGCGACGCGGTCGAACGCGAGCCGGACGCACCGGCGCTGGTCGACGGCACGCTGCGGCTGACCTACGCGCAATGGCTGGCGCGGATCGCGTCGGTCGCGACCGGCTTGCGCGCGCTGGGCGTCGGCGAGGGCGACCGCGTGCTGGCGGTGCTGCGCAACGGCGAGCCGCTGTGCACGCTGTACTGGGCGTGCGCGCTGCTCGGCGCCGCGATCACGCCGGTCAACTGGCGGCTGGCGGACGGCGAGCTGGCCTATATCGTGGGCGACGCCGAGCCGCGCTGCGCGGTGGTCGAGGACGTCGGGCCGCAGATCGCGCGCGTCGCGCACGCCGTTCCCACCGTGGGCGTCGGAACGGTCGTGGGCGCCGCGACCAGCTGGGCCGCGCTGGTGCGGACGCCGCCCGCGACGCTGCCGCCGGTCGCCGAGACGGCGACGGCGATCCTCCTGTACACGTCCGGAACGACCGGCCGCCCCAAGGGCGTGCCGCGCACGCATCGCGCCGAACGGGCGGCCGCGCTGGCGCACGTCGCGCAGAACCGCTACCGTCGCGGCGAGGTCACCCTCGGGTCGATGCCGCTCTACCACACGATGGGGGTGCGTTCGCTGGTCGCGATGGCGCTGACCAACGGCACCTTCGTGTCGATGCCGAAGTTCGACGCCGCCGGCGCGCTCGACCTGATCGAGTGCGAGCGGATCACGAACCTCTACCTGGCGCCCACGCTGTACTACGATCTGGTGCACGTGCCGGGGATCGAGGCGCGCGATCTGCGCTCGTTGACGAAGCTCGGCTACGCCGGCGCGCCGATGACGCCCTCGCTGGTCGAGCGCTGCTTCGCGCTGTTCGCGCCCGAGATCTTCGTCAACCACTACGGTTCGACCGAGATCTACACGTTCACCATCTACGACCAGCTCGACCGCAAGCCGGCCTGCGCCGGCAAGGCCGGGCTCAACGAGTGCGTGCGCGTCGTGCGGCTCGGCTCGGACGACCCGGACGACGTGTGCGTGCCCGGCGAGTCGGGCCAGATCATTGCGCGGCTCGATTCGGAGGAGGCGTTCGCGGGGTACTGGCGGCGGCCCGACGCCGACGCGAAGGCGATCCGCTCGGGCTGGTACTTCAACGGCGATCTCGGGATGAAGGACGACGACGGCGACCTGTTCGTCCTGGGCCGCGTCGACGACATGATCATCACCGGCGGCGAGAACGTCTATCCGGCCGAGGTCGAGGACGTCATCGCCGCGCACCCCGCGGTCGGACGCTGCGCGATCATCGGCGTGCGCGACGAGCGGCTGGGCGAGAAGATCGTCGCCTTCGTCGAGCCGCTGGCGGCGGTCAGTGCCGCCGAGCTCGACGCCTACGCCCGCGGCAGCGGGATGACCCAGTTCAAACGGCCGCGCGAATACGTGTTCGTCGCCGCGATCCCCCAGTCGGCCTCGGGCAAGGTGCTGCGCACCGAGCTGCGCGCCGGTAACTACACCACGCTCCCGCAGGAGATTCCCTCGTGA
- a CDS encoding FAD binding domain-containing protein has product MKPAAFAYHRPATRAEALEVLATHGDEAKVLAGGQSLVPAMNMRFARPARLVDVNRLDESTLALDGDELAVGALVRQSDVLSGALVREHVPLLARALPFVGHWQTRSRGTLCGSLAHADPSAELPVVAATLGARLECASRRGTRTLDAAAFFVAHFTTALEPDELLVRARFPVRRGRDGYAFDEFAERHGDFAIVSAACALRLRDDDALDALRLVLGGVGDVPVVLGTAEHVGRTLDAAAIDALAARAAREIEPFGDHRASAAYRRQLAGVLARRVLRAALHDARGEEG; this is encoded by the coding sequence GTGAAGCCGGCCGCGTTCGCGTACCATCGGCCCGCCACGCGCGCCGAGGCGCTCGAGGTGTTGGCGACGCACGGCGACGAGGCGAAGGTCTTGGCCGGCGGCCAGTCGCTGGTGCCGGCGATGAACATGCGGTTCGCGCGCCCGGCGCGGCTGGTCGACGTCAACCGGCTCGACGAGTCGACGCTGGCGCTCGACGGCGACGAGCTGGCCGTGGGCGCGCTGGTGCGCCAGAGCGACGTGCTGAGCGGCGCGCTCGTGCGCGAGCACGTTCCGTTGTTGGCGCGCGCGCTGCCGTTCGTCGGCCATTGGCAGACGCGCAGCCGCGGCACGCTGTGCGGCTCCCTCGCGCACGCCGACCCCAGCGCGGAGCTGCCGGTCGTCGCGGCGACGTTGGGCGCGCGGTTGGAGTGCGCCTCGCGGCGTGGGACGCGCACGCTCGACGCGGCGGCGTTCTTCGTCGCGCACTTCACCACCGCGCTGGAGCCCGACGAGCTGCTGGTCCGGGCGCGTTTTCCGGTTCGGCGCGGCCGCGACGGTTACGCGTTCGACGAGTTCGCGGAACGACACGGCGACTTCGCGATCGTCTCGGCCGCCTGCGCGCTGCGGCTGCGCGACGACGACGCGCTCGACGCGCTGCGGCTGGTGCTCGGCGGCGTGGGCGACGTTCCGGTCGTGCTCGGCACGGCGGAGCACGTCGGCCGAACGCTCGACGCGGCGGCGATCGACGCGCTGGCGGCGCGCGCCGCGCGCGAGATCGAGCCGTTCGGCGATCACCGGGCCAGCGCCGCGTACCGCCGCCAGCTGGCCGGCGTCTTGGCGCGGCGGGTGCTGCGCGCCGCCTTGCACGATGCCCGAGGAGAAGAAGGATGA
- a CDS encoding (2Fe-2S)-binding protein, whose product MTSCESDQRLTVEVTVDGRRLRREVAPRTLLHDFLRTECGATGVHVGCEHGVCGACTIRLDGRVTRSCLLFAVQADGADVRTVASQGTREALSPLQEAFRERHALQCGFCTPGILVSAQAYLESGEEVSERGVREMLSGHLCRCTGYAPIVEAVLDVAAADAR is encoded by the coding sequence ATGACGTCCTGCGAGAGCGACCAGCGGCTGACCGTCGAGGTGACGGTCGACGGGCGCCGGCTGCGCCGCGAGGTCGCGCCGCGCACGCTGCTGCACGATTTCCTGCGCACCGAGTGCGGCGCGACCGGCGTGCACGTCGGCTGCGAGCACGGCGTGTGCGGCGCGTGCACCATCCGGCTCGACGGCCGCGTCACGCGCTCGTGCTTGCTGTTCGCGGTGCAGGCCGACGGCGCCGACGTGCGGACCGTCGCCTCGCAGGGCACGCGCGAGGCGCTCTCGCCGCTGCAAGAAGCGTTCCGCGAGCGGCACGCGCTGCAGTGCGGCTTCTGCACGCCCGGGATCCTGGTGTCGGCCCAGGCGTACCTGGAGAGCGGCGAGGAGGTCAGCGAGCGCGGCGTGCGCGAGATGCTCTCGGGCCACCTGTGCCGCTGCACGGGGTACGCGCCGATCGTCGAGGCCGTGCTCGACGTCGCCGCGGCGGACGCGCGCTGA